Below is a genomic region from Trichoderma asperellum chromosome 2, complete sequence.
TGATGACTATGCCACGTGAGAAACAAGGCTTAGCGGTCCGTTGCATAATGTTGATGCCGGGCTTCATCCTGTAGCACAAAACATGAAcatgtgcatgtgcatgtgcCTAGTTCATCGAGCAAAGCAAGAGGCAGGTGACGGTCCAGCCAACGGGTCTATTTCCACCTACCGCGCGGCTAATATCTGTGAGGCTGCCAATATGCagctgagagaaaaaaaagaaaaaaaaaagaaaagggcggGATAAACATGCACGCAGATGCACACCAGCGGGCCCTGTTCGCGGTGCTGCTTCCGGGCGAGCGTCTCAAAAGGGCCTAAGACTCTGCTAATGCAGGAGGGTGCTCACTAGAGTCGCATCCAGGAACCGAGCCAAGCAGCCGTTCGTACTCGATACCAGCAGCGCCGAGCCTCGCCCTGGCCAGCGACGCGTACCAGCGACTCGAACGCAGCGCGGTGGCTGCGACCGGACGGCCTCAGTCAGCTGCGCAGGCACAATCCTTTCCATCCTTCAACGCTCCTCGACCTGTTAATCTCGCCAGGCGAACCGTCTTGCTTGGGGTCCGCCCTCCTCGACAAGTCGCCAATACCTCGCCGGCATCCATTCCATCACCGCCTCTGCGCCTGCTGTTCCCACTCCGGCCGAGTACTGCTACTTCTCCCAGCTTGAGTCAAACCTCCTTTCGAACAAGGCTGGCTGAACGTCATCTGTCTTTTCGcttgttcctttttctcttatttCATTTCTATTACCATTACCGTCACCTACTGCCATCTTTATTACTCCTAGCCACCTGTTCGATGTTGAGCGCACTTCTCCTCCGCTATCCTTATCCTTAATCTTCACCTACtagcctctctttttttccggCCATCGGCTCTCCGCGTCAACCGCTAAGGATCATGTTTGTCGCTGCAGCATTGCTACCGTCTCCAAGTCTCGGCAAAGCGACGCGCGAGACACCGGCTGTCAATATCTAAAACCAATCCTCGATTCTCTCTCTGCTCACCGGTTTGAAGGCGCCATGGAGAGGCTCGATCTGCCCCAGCCCGAGTCGGCCTCATCGCCGCTGcagtgctgctgcggcaGTCCAGACTGCGTCCACCTCAAGAAGAACTGCTCCATTCTCGAAGCCGTTGAGAAGGATGTGCATACAGCTGCCCAGTTAGGCAaggtatgtgtgtgtgtgtggtgtGCGTGCCTGCAGGTGTCGCGCTGTGCTCTTTTTTCGCCCAGTCCTGTGCATTCCTTTCATCCCATCTCATTGTCCGCGCCCATCGTCGCAAGACACATCTCGGACCCTTTGTCGCTTTGCGCGCAAAGTGCATTCCGGCCCGTGTACACAGCGGGCAAGGCGCGAGAAACTCCCCCAGCCGTGTATGCAACATCCTGTGCCCTCTTCCAACATAATCTCCAGCACCAACAGCCATGCTATGCGACTCCAAGCAGACGGAATCTCCACTGACATTTGCCCTGCAGGCGCTACTCGCCAGGCACGAAGCCTACATGGCCGACGCAGAACGGGATAGACTACGGCTCAACTCTCGCATAGAACGCCTGCAGACCGACAAGCAGGAGCTGGAAGCTAACAATGCGGCCAAGAGCGAGGAGAACAACCAGCTCCTCGAGCAGCTCGAGATACTCAACAGCACCGTCCTCGACTCTGATGCCAAGATCAAAAGCTTAGAAGCAAGCCTCCTCTCATCACAGCAGGCCATTCGCCGCCTCGAGAATGCAGCAGCGCGAGCCGCCGAGGCAGACCAGCACCTCAAGATCctcgaggaggagcaggacaAGCTCACTGGAGAGCTCCGAGCTTCTAAGGAAGAAGCTCGCTCTCACGCGCAGCGGTTTAAAGAGGCACAACGGGGCATCCTCGACATGCAAGATCAGCTCGAGCGCATGGAGAGGGAGGCCATCCTGgagcgccagcgccatgaAGAGATGATGGAAAAGGTTGACCGACAGCGTGAAGTGGAGAAGCATcttgacgccgccgccgtgcGACTCAAGGGCGCTGCGGTCTCCAAATCAATCACCGATCACCGACAGGGGAGCAAAATTGTCGGTCACTTTGTCCGGGACCTGCTGCAGGACAATGCGAACCTCCAGTTGGGTATTGCTGAGCTTAGGGAAATGCTCATTAGCTCCAATGATGAGATTCAGTCACTGAGAGAGCAGCTCGTGTTTCACCAGCCTCTTGCTGATGACTCCAGCCCAGCCTCGACGCTCAAGGCGGAATTGGAGCCTTCTCTGTTTGAAAACTCAAAGCCCCCGCAAGAATTTCATATTCACCACCACTATCACGTTGCCGCCAAGCAAGATGTCcggaagcccaagaagaagcgccagGGCCTGTTGCCTGGCATTTTCACGCCTCCGGCTACAATCTCAAGTCGATCTTCCTCGCCAGGCCCATGGGCCCAGCGCCGCTTGATCTCATCCCCCATAGCCCCTGTTCTCTCCAATGGAGGCGGCGACACAACACCCACCACTGCCCGATCCTCAGCTTGGCACGAATTCTCCACACCATCCGAAATGTCCTCCTCACTCCCGACTTCACCCGGGATTTTCGACCACAGCGGCGCTGAAACAGATTCTCTCATGTCGCCTACAACAAGCTATGACCCCATGTCTCCTACCTGGCGTGCGTCGCACAGAAAACGACCCTCAGCGGCCTCATCCTCTAGCTTCCAATCCCTTTCAATCATCGACATAGAGCCAGGCATGGCCGGGATCCAGGCGCAAAATCCTTACCGCTTTAGCAGTGGCGTCATTCATGAAGAGGACGAAGACTTACCCACCAATACTTCTGCTGATTTGACCAACTCTGATGCCTCTAAGGACATATCCGCGGCAGATGATGACACGAACCAGTCAACAGATACAACTATCGAACCAGCACCAGAACCTAGCTCAAGACTACGCCGCATTGCCTCTCACGAATCCATCATGTCGCTGTCGGGCGGCCTTGACATCCACACACTTCAGATACGGCCGAGTCAAATGAGCTTGCGTCCCCCGCTCCAAGGTGGCGCCGATGCTGTTGTTACTGGGGTCATCGCTCAGCCGACCATGTCAACTAGCTACTCGAAGCGCAGCGATGCCGCCCTGCGTGATCACTTTGCCGGCTTCCAACAACTGAAGCGAGGCTCGACTCCTACGTCAGATATATCAGTCTCGTTGTCCTACGCATCGCGGATCGGTACTGGTGGCCTTGGGAAATGGGTTGGATGGCGGCCGTGGGGAGGAGCAAACACAAGCGAAGGCCAACTCAAGCCAGAAAAAGAACCACCCAAAGTACCTAAGAGGGCACCGGGCATCAATCAACCTGGCGCAGTCCCAGGATTTGAGCATTGGATAGCGCAGCAGCGGAGAAGCGCTGCAGCCACGACGACGACCGGGACCCTTAACCGCAGTGCACTATCGGAGAGCTTACGAGACTCTGCATAATATTGTTTCGGGCAGACAcgacttactataatattccATATGTTTTGAGAATCGCTTGGATTATTCGGGGAATGGGATTGGAGCATTTGCATCATTTAGGCAGCAGGGGCTGGCTGGCTCAAATCCGCTTAATTTTTCCTTCTGTCTTTCTGCATATATGGATTTCTGTTTTCTTGTTGGCGTTTTCACTTATTTTCGAGCGACTCGGCAGAATGGAGACTAGGTACAAAACTGGGATCTGGACGATACCCTGGCCGTATGAGGCTACATATCACCCATGTTGATATAGATTGGAGGCCACGCACCAccttgtttgttttattagAAGTAGTATAATGACACCACATACGTAATCACAATAGATGTGTATTTATTATGACATTTGAAAGCTAAATGACTACCATCTTCAAAGAACGCTGAAACTTTGCTGATCTATTCTTATTTTACTAGCCTCAATCAGGTGATGAATCCTCTGCAAAATGAGTT
It encodes:
- a CDS encoding uncharacterized protein (EggNog:ENOG41), with protein sequence MERLDLPQPESASSPLQCCCGSPDCVHLKKNCSILEAVEKDVHTAAQLGKALLARHEAYMADAERDRLRLNSRIERLQTDKQELEANNAAKSEENNQLLEQLEILNSTVLDSDAKIKSLEASLLSSQQAIRRLENAAARAAEADQHLKILEEEQDKLTGELRASKEEARSHAQRFKEAQRGILDMQDQLERMEREAILERQRHEEMMEKVDRQREVEKHLDAAAVRLKGAAVSKSITDHRQGSKIVGHFVRDLLQDNANLQLGIAELREMLISSNDEIQSLREQLVFHQPLADDSSPASTLKAELEPSLFENSKPPQEFHIHHHYHVAAKQDVRKPKKKRQGLLPGIFTPPATISSRSSSPGPWAQRRLISSPIAPVLSNGGGDTTPTTARSSAWHEFSTPSEMSSSLPTSPGIFDHSGAETDSLMSPTTSYDPMSPTWRASHRKRPSAASSSSFQSLSIIDIEPGMAGIQAQNPYRFSSGVIHEEDEDLPTNTSADLTNSDASKDISAADDDTNQSTDTTIEPAPEPSSRLRRIASHESIMSLSGGLDIHTLQIRPSQMSLRPPLQGGADAVVTGVIAQPTMSTSYSKRSDAALRDHFAGFQQLKRGSTPTSDISVSLSYASRIGTGGLGKWVGWRPWGGANTSEGQLKPEKEPPKVPKRAPGINQPGAVPGFEHWIAQQRRSAAATTTTGTLNRSALSESLRDSA